From Oncorhynchus masou masou isolate Uvic2021 unplaced genomic scaffold, UVic_Omas_1.1 unplaced_scaffold_986, whole genome shotgun sequence, one genomic window encodes:
- the LOC135538580 gene encoding immunoglobulin lambda-1 light chain-like gives MLGTLCTLITALTYVSCQKAVTQTPSVLTVSTKGTATFHCDITKDENMYVIWYKQVPGGAPQYVLRYHYTLDSPDQYGSGFSSDHFTSKATSDKDYQFIISNVEETDSAVYYCHTWDSSVKVHVFGQGTKLIVTDSTLPPPVLTILPPSSEELKSSKVTLVCLASQMAMGYADVSWTAGGNPVTGGIATSGPVPQADKTFQLSSCLTVDTSEWNQDKVFSCKVTAGSKFAEKGIKKSECSTE, from the exons ATGCTGGGGACACTCTGCACTCTCATCACTGCTCTAACAT ATGTCAGTTGCCAGAAAGCAGTGACACAGACACCTTCAGTACTGACTGTCAGTACAAAGGGGACTGCCACTTTTCATTGTGACATCACCAAAGATGAAAATATGTATGTAATCTGGTATAAACAGGTTCCAGGAGGAGCTCCTCAGTATGTGTTAAGGTATCACTATACACTCGACTCTCCTGATCAATATGGATCTGGTTTCTCCTCTGATCATTTCACATCTAAAGCCACGTCTGATAAGGATTATCAGTTTATAATCAGTAATGTGGAGGAGACAGACTCAGCAGTGTATTACTGTCATACATGGGACAGCTCTGTTAAAGTGCAC GTATTCGGACAAGGAACCAAGCTCATTGTCACTG ACTCTACCCTCCCTCCGCCTGTCTTGACCATCCTCCCTCCGTCCAGTGAAGAGTTGAAATCCAGCAAAGTCACCCTGGTGTGTCTGGCCAGTCAGATGGCCATGGGCTACGCAGATGTCAGCTGGACAGCGGGAGGGAATCCGGTCACCGGCGGCATCGCAACGAGTGGCCCGGTGCCGCAAGCCGACAAGACGTTTCAACTCAGCAGCTGTCTGACCGTTGACACGTCAGAATGGAACCAGGACAAAGTGTTCTCATGTAAAGTCACCGCGGGATCCAAGTTCGCTGAGAAAGGCATCAAGAAGTCTGAATGCAGCACTGAATAG
- the LOC135538577 gene encoding uncharacterized protein LOC135538577, which translates to MASSALLILLLYATSIGTTVSIEDIEYYTRERVEKSTELFEKSLEIVNIIVEAKDSSDWTSVLKKVLKFTARYGPAFGGFAGAAVNFALAFVGQDDPVLAEVKTQFAEVNRKLDSITLQINSLKTEVQWVAYTSVYSQDELKISNSWDMFTDFLTESMAAKDKDKKRQLVEKFTQFYENTATENSVTNFYKYLTGDQPSLSKNLLELTVTKFSGEVEKVKTYSTYFRGLMWKGLQLNLVYYKLKDFNTEAKAKQSIIQFYNITQAHTQTVLKCIENFEQYMKNDVKVIGTSEFLEMTPLATKVREFLNKKYFWYDWIVAVYKKEDASSHDMLRFTKISLEKFIVAVSFSEKGNHFIGNTIKEYASNCVKNIECSKPEVLNKLPECSYKYSRYGPSSYKLAMTQIAAIHISTKKDGFSETPDALIRNDCHWGFFSVYVKSDNQIKQLDPCSGNTDCGNGLCKRILDTSLTICECNEGFYGEKCEINIQDDVMTVNVNVGEDAEA; encoded by the exons ATGGCATCTTCAGCACTGCTGATACTCCTGTTATATGCAACCTCAATTGGCACCACTGTATCAATTGAAGACATAGAATACTACACAAGAGAAAGAGTTGAGAAATCTACTGAATTATTTGAAAAGAGTTTGGAAATTGTAAATATAATAGTTGAGGCAAAGGATTCATCAGATTGGACTAGTGTACTTAAGAAAGTCTTAAAGTTCACGGCACGTTATGGCCCTGCCTTTGGTGGTTTTGCTGGTGCTGCTGTAAATTTTGCCCTGGCATTTGTCGGTCAAGATGACCCAGTGTTAGCTGAGGTGAAGACTCAGTTTGCAGAGGTTAACAGAAAGCTTGACTCAATCACTTTGCAAATCAACTCTCTGAAAACTGAAGTCCAGTGGGTAGCCTACACCAGTGTCTACTCTCAAGACGAGCTTAAGATCAGCAACTCCTGGGACATGTTCACGGATTTCTTGACGGAGAGCATGGCAGCCAAGGACAAGGACAAGAAGAGACAACTGGTGGAGAA GTTCACCCAGTTCTATGAGAACACAGCAACTGAGAACAGTGTCACCAATTTCTACAAATACCTGACGGGAGACCAGCCTTCACTCTCCAAAAACCTCCTGGAGCTCACAGTAACAAAATTCAGTGGTGAAGTTGAAAAGGTGAAGACATACAGCACATATTTTAGAGGTCTGATGTGGAAGGGCCTGCAGCTGAATCTCGTCTATTACAAGCTGAAGGACTTCAACACAGAGGCCAAGGCCAAGCAGTCAATTATTCAGTTTTACAACATTACCCAAgctcacacacaaacagtgcTGAAATGCATTGAGAACTTTGAACAGTACATGAAGAACGATGTGAAAGTGATTGGCACATCCGAATTCTTAGAAATGACCCCACTAGCTACCAAAGTTAGAGAGTTTTTGAATAAAAAGTACTTCTGGTATGACTGGATAGTTGCTGTGTACAAAAAGGAAGATGCCAGTAGCCATGACATGTTACGTTTCACCAAGATTTCTCTTGAGAAGTTCATTGTTGCTGTGAGCTTCTCAGAGAAAGGCAACCATTTTATTGGAAATACTATAAAAGAATACGCTTCTAACTGTGTGAAAAACATAGAGTGTTCAAAGCCTGAAGTGCTGAACAAACTTCCTGAATGTTCATATAAATACAGCAGGTATGGTCCTTCTTCATACAAGTTGGCTATGACTCAAATTGCAGCTATCCATATTTCAACAAAAAAAGATGGGTTTTCTGAAACTCCAGATGCGCTAATCAGAAATGACTGTCACTGGGGCTTCTTTTCAGTCTATGTAAAAAGTGATAACCAGATTAAACAACTTGACCCCTGCTCTGGCAACACTGACTGTGGAAATGGCCTATGCAAGAGAATACTAGACACCTCTTTGACAATTTGTGAATGCAATGAGGGCTTCTATGGTGAAAAGTGTGAGATCAATATTCAGGACGATGTGATGACCGTGAATGTAAATGTGGGTGAAGATGCCGAAGCATAA